One stretch of Dissulfurimicrobium hydrothermale DNA includes these proteins:
- a CDS encoding sulfide-dependent adenosine diphosphate thiazole synthase: protein MSLDEVKISRAIISRYMSKLSEYLELDAAIVGAGPSGLIAALKLAEKGHKVALFERKLSIGGGMWGGGMMFNEIVLQEEGAAILKELGIRVEDVGDGYYTSDSVECVTTLASLACKAGAKLFNLITVEDVMVRDNRVTGLVINWTAVDMAGLHIDPLAVRAKYVIEATGHPTEVLKVVQRKMGARLLTETGAIMGERSMWAEVAENTTLDNTKEAFPGIFVAGMAANATFGSFRMGPIFGGMLLSGQKVAELVDERLKA from the coding sequence ATGTCTTTAGATGAGGTCAAGATAAGCCGCGCCATCATTTCGCGCTACATGTCAAAGCTCTCGGAGTATTTGGAACTGGACGCAGCTATCGTTGGCGCAGGCCCTTCCGGGCTTATCGCCGCACTGAAGCTTGCGGAAAAAGGCCACAAGGTGGCCCTCTTCGAAAGAAAGCTCAGCATCGGTGGCGGCATGTGGGGAGGCGGCATGATGTTCAATGAAATAGTCCTCCAGGAAGAAGGTGCGGCCATATTAAAAGAGTTGGGTATAAGGGTAGAGGACGTTGGAGACGGATATTACACATCCGACTCGGTAGAGTGCGTGACCACCCTTGCAAGCCTCGCGTGCAAGGCCGGGGCCAAACTGTTCAATCTTATAACTGTTGAAGACGTCATGGTGAGAGATAATCGAGTAACAGGGCTTGTCATCAACTGGACTGCGGTCGATATGGCCGGACTCCACATAGATCCGCTCGCCGTAAGGGCCAAGTATGTAATAGAAGCTACAGGGCACCCCACAGAGGTCTTGAAGGTGGTGCAACGGAAGATGGGGGCCCGTCTTCTCACCGAGACCGGCGCTATAATGGGCGAACGTTCCATGTGGGCCGAGGTTGCCGAAAACACCACCCTCGACAACACCAAAGAGGCCTTTCCAGGGATATTCGTGGCTGGTATGGCCGCAAACGCCACATTTGGATCGTTCCGCATGGGCCCTATATTCGGCGGGATGCTACTCTCAGGACAAAAGGTCGCAGAGCTGGTAGATGAAAGGCTCAAGGCCTAA
- the pcnB gene encoding polynucleotide adenylyltransferase PcnB, with the protein MKGSRPKPRLIQPDLFGTDERPGPFIIPRPEHCLSRKDVDREALKVLYRLKDHGFIAYLVGGSVRDLLIGKRPKDFDVGTNATPEEIKRLFPHSRIIGRRFRLVHVYFKGGKVIEVSTFRQKAEYDAVQSQDSAGDDGDNIFGTPQEDAMRRDLTINGLFYNIADFSIIDYVGGMADLKAGIIRTIGDPERRFLKDPVRMLRAIRHAARTGFAIEKATWDAILIHKDMIRLCAVPRVRDEWLKDLHSGASWKWAELLFESGLFSSIFPNYFKGIKEGDRGLAKTLLSGLLSWLDKAAGGDKKPTESFILALFAYPRLHVAPGWRSLYSERIRWPVQETRDLLNETIAPYDFKKSVRDEAAQILSGLWPIIRCLEIGNWPKRVYCKSRFADSVLLYDLIQEQLGLPAIGPNPHLNPKYQKEAQVRRKRRRKRPKREKEVEIS; encoded by the coding sequence ATGAAAGGCTCAAGGCCTAAACCGAGGCTGATACAGCCTGATCTCTTCGGCACCGATGAAAGGCCAGGGCCCTTCATAATCCCAAGGCCAGAGCACTGCCTGAGCAGAAAAGATGTGGACAGAGAGGCGCTCAAGGTCCTCTATCGCCTGAAAGACCACGGATTCATAGCGTACCTGGTCGGCGGGAGCGTCAGGGATCTGCTCATAGGGAAGCGCCCCAAGGACTTTGACGTAGGGACCAATGCCACACCCGAGGAGATAAAGAGGCTCTTTCCACACAGCCGCATCATAGGCAGACGGTTCAGGCTTGTACATGTGTATTTCAAGGGTGGTAAAGTGATAGAGGTCTCAACCTTTAGGCAAAAGGCCGAATATGACGCTGTACAGTCTCAAGACAGCGCAGGGGATGATGGCGACAATATCTTTGGAACACCACAGGAAGATGCAATGCGCAGGGACCTGACGATCAACGGCCTCTTTTACAATATCGCCGATTTCAGTATAATAGATTATGTAGGTGGCATGGCCGATCTCAAGGCCGGGATAATCCGCACGATAGGCGATCCTGAAAGGCGCTTTCTGAAAGACCCAGTGAGGATGCTTAGGGCGATCAGACATGCTGCGCGCACCGGGTTTGCAATAGAAAAGGCGACCTGGGACGCCATATTAATACATAAAGACATGATACGCCTGTGTGCCGTTCCGAGGGTGCGTGATGAATGGCTCAAAGACCTGCATTCAGGGGCAAGCTGGAAATGGGCGGAACTCCTGTTTGAAAGCGGTCTCTTTTCATCTATATTCCCCAATTACTTCAAGGGAATAAAAGAAGGAGACCGCGGGCTTGCAAAGACACTCCTTTCAGGGCTGCTGTCATGGCTTGACAAGGCGGCCGGCGGCGATAAAAAACCTACGGAATCGTTTATACTTGCGCTCTTTGCGTATCCGAGGCTCCATGTTGCACCAGGATGGAGATCTCTCTATTCTGAACGCATAAGATGGCCTGTCCAGGAGACACGGGATTTGTTAAATGAGACGATCGCCCCGTACGACTTCAAGAAGTCAGTGAGGGATGAGGCAGCCCAGATATTGTCAGGTCTGTGGCCGATAATAAGGTGCCTTGAGATCGGCAATTGGCCGAAACGCGTCTATTGCAAATCTAGGTTCGCCGACAGCGTATTGCTTTATGACCTGATTCAGGAACAGCTTGGACTACCTGCCATAGGTCCTAATCCGCACCTCAACCCCAAATACCAAAAGGAGGCGCAGGTGCGCAGAAAAAGGCGCAGAAAAAGACCAAAAAGGGAGAAAGAAGTCGAAATATCATGA
- the lgt gene encoding prolipoprotein diacylglyceryl transferase produces MLPYPQIDPVILEAGPFALRWYGLMYLIGFLASYSLVRRQITRHAVTSGVGGGDQSLDLDMEAELNHLDGLFLWLAIGVIVGGRLGYVLFYNLPYYLNHPFEILATWHGGMSFHGGAAGAMAAGWAYCIRHRINFWLWADRFAVTAPIGLGFGRIGNFINGELYGRPTNVPWAMIFPQGGPIPRHPSQLYEAFLEGILLFIILWPLSKRPWPHGRKLALFLMLYAIVRSVAELFREPDPQLGFVLLGSLTMGQILSIGFFVLGLFLWWYLGRPLTSKSS; encoded by the coding sequence ATGCTCCCCTATCCACAGATAGACCCTGTCATTTTAGAAGCGGGCCCATTTGCGCTCCGCTGGTATGGACTCATGTATCTCATCGGCTTCCTCGCCTCATACTCGCTTGTACGCAGACAGATAACAAGACATGCGGTGACAAGCGGTGTAGGCGGCGGTGACCAATCCCTCGACCTTGACATGGAAGCGGAATTAAATCATTTAGACGGGCTTTTCCTCTGGCTTGCGATAGGGGTAATCGTGGGGGGAAGGCTGGGCTATGTCCTTTTTTACAATCTGCCCTATTATCTAAACCACCCCTTTGAGATACTGGCCACATGGCATGGAGGCATGTCTTTTCACGGCGGCGCGGCCGGCGCCATGGCTGCTGGATGGGCCTATTGCATACGACACAGGATAAACTTCTGGCTGTGGGCCGACAGATTCGCTGTAACAGCCCCTATTGGATTGGGGTTCGGCAGGATCGGTAATTTCATAAACGGCGAACTCTATGGAAGGCCCACCAATGTACCATGGGCCATGATATTCCCGCAAGGAGGCCCGATTCCAAGGCATCCATCGCAACTCTACGAGGCCTTTCTGGAAGGCATACTTCTCTTCATCATCCTTTGGCCTCTGAGTAAAAGGCCTTGGCCACATGGAAGGAAGCTCGCCCTTTTCCTCATGCTCTATGCAATAGTACGCTCGGTTGCAGAGCTGTTCCGCGAGCCTGATCCACAGCTTGGCTTTGTGCTGCTGGGGAGTCTGACCATGGGCCAGATCCTTAGCATCGGCTTTTTTGTCCTAGGACTGTTTCTCTGGTGGTATCTTGGCAGACCCCTTACATCCAAGTCCTCTTGA
- a CDS encoding metal ABC transporter substrate-binding protein encodes MNRAVMRFFAIVCIVFVFFGLYSAEGATAEGRLAVVTSIFPVSEMVRAVGGDRVDVRQLLPPGSDPHSWEPKISDMLCLEQADLVVLIGAGLEPWAGGIVNKVRSGGGGVLVLAEGSDLKGWRGRTSEVEGHDHHGHGWADPHIWLDFKWDAEATMRIAKKLADLDPAGAGFYEENARRYAKALEALDTSYRRTLSSCEQKTLVVAGHAAFGYLAEAYGLRQVALYGISPDASPSPKKMADVIELVKKEGVKAIFFDDTVNDSLGKAISRETGAQCFVITPGESLKKNDIVDKTTFIKLMYRNLAALSRGLGCKGSAKIPPEKQS; translated from the coding sequence ATGAATAGGGCTGTTATGAGATTTTTTGCGATTGTCTGCATTGTCTTTGTGTTTTTTGGTCTGTATTCGGCGGAGGGCGCCACGGCTGAGGGGCGGTTGGCCGTGGTTACGAGCATATTCCCTGTCTCCGAGATGGTAAGGGCCGTTGGTGGAGATAGGGTGGATGTAAGACAGCTCCTTCCCCCCGGTTCCGATCCGCATTCCTGGGAGCCTAAAATCAGTGATATGCTGTGTCTTGAGCAGGCCGATCTGGTGGTGTTGATCGGGGCAGGGCTTGAGCCGTGGGCCGGAGGGATTGTAAATAAAGTCCGTAGCGGAGGAGGCGGCGTCCTGGTGCTGGCTGAGGGTTCAGACCTTAAGGGTTGGCGAGGGAGGACCAGCGAGGTTGAAGGACATGATCACCATGGTCATGGCTGGGCTGATCCACACATATGGCTTGATTTCAAATGGGATGCGGAGGCCACGATGAGGATCGCCAAAAAATTGGCCGACCTTGATCCTGCAGGCGCTGGTTTTTATGAAGAAAATGCCAGGAGATATGCAAAGGCCTTGGAGGCGCTGGATACTTCTTATCGACGGACGCTTTCTTCTTGCGAGCAAAAGACGCTTGTAGTGGCTGGGCACGCGGCATTCGGTTATCTGGCTGAGGCATATGGCTTGAGACAGGTGGCTCTGTACGGCATATCCCCTGATGCAAGCCCGAGCCCGAAGAAGATGGCCGATGTGATTGAACTTGTAAAAAAAGAGGGGGTTAAGGCCATTTTTTTTGACGATACGGTAAATGACAGTCTTGGAAAGGCCATCTCAAGAGAGACCGGGGCGCAGTGTTTTGTAATAACGCCTGGGGAGAGCCTTAAAAAAAATGACATAGTCGACAAGACCACATTTATAAAACTTATGTACAGAAACTTAGCAGCCCTTTCAAGAGGACTTGGATGTAAGGGGTCTGCCAAGATACCACCAGAGAAACAGTCCTAG
- a CDS encoding GGDEF domain-containing protein — MARIAVVAPVLFNRQGERLFLEARGHEFMFEQDVQAAVEDIVNDPPDLLIMQKGLPNDLDKTVIQALKDSLQLALLPIILCISRQDLTSGMDWGEYRVDDIIFTDASLREINARIGLALERTKRVADNNPLTKLPGNSSILRYIQEVLDARLSVAISYVDIDNFKPYNDLYGFSRGDEVIRMVARILVNAVREMAGAKGFVGHIGGDDFVFSTPIEIVRDVCEKIIDDFSALIPLFLDEKDIDAGCFVGIDRRGEKVTFPLTSLSIAVVRCMPGRYSHYGEVAETAAQLKHKVKGMPGSVYLIDRRGQNNGDE; from the coding sequence TTGGCACGCATAGCTGTCGTAGCCCCTGTTTTATTTAATAGGCAGGGAGAGCGCCTCTTTCTTGAGGCGAGGGGCCACGAATTTATGTTTGAGCAGGATGTCCAGGCGGCCGTAGAAGATATAGTAAACGACCCACCCGATCTCCTGATTATGCAGAAAGGATTGCCCAACGACCTTGACAAGACCGTAATCCAGGCCCTTAAAGACAGCCTTCAGCTCGCCCTTCTTCCGATCATTCTTTGTATATCCAGACAGGATCTGACCTCCGGCATGGATTGGGGTGAATATCGGGTAGACGACATCATCTTCACCGATGCAAGCCTTAGGGAAATAAATGCCAGGATAGGGCTTGCACTGGAGCGCACGAAGAGGGTGGCCGACAACAACCCGCTTACAAAGCTCCCCGGCAATTCATCCATATTGAGATATATACAAGAGGTGTTGGATGCAAGGTTGTCTGTTGCGATCAGTTATGTTGATATAGATAATTTTAAACCTTATAATGATCTTTATGGGTTTTCAAGGGGTGATGAGGTCATCAGGATGGTGGCCCGCATACTTGTAAATGCAGTTCGGGAGATGGCTGGCGCAAAGGGGTTCGTCGGGCATATAGGCGGTGATGATTTTGTATTTTCGACACCAATTGAGATCGTAAGGGACGTATGCGAGAAGATTATCGATGATTTTAGTGCCTTGATCCCCCTTTTTCTGGACGAAAAAGATATAGATGCCGGTTGTTTTGTGGGCATCGATCGCAGGGGCGAGAAGGTGACCTTCCCACTGACCAGTCTTTCAATAGCAGTGGTCAGATGTATGCCAGGGCGTTATAGCCACTATGGCGAGGTGGCTGAAACGGCCGCCCAGTTGAAGCACAAGGTAAAAGGCATGCCTGGCAGCGTTTATCTTATAGACAGGAGAGGGCAGAATAATGGGGATGAATAG
- a CDS encoding HDOD domain-containing protein, with the protein MDKQDQGQKRQDIRHRLRYIKSLPTLPPIASMLNKMVEDEEMTASRLGSVIEKDQVLTSKLLKMVNSSFFGFPQRIGAVSNAIVLLGFNVIKTLIVTSSIFDVMQSSDVGLWEHSLGCATAAGIFAKRHGLKNPEEVSTAGLIHDLGKVVIRAEFTKEYEEIQNMVKERGISMREAELECLGVAHPEIGGWLIKQWNLPDRLILPVIYHHNPEDATDFRDIAAIVHFSDILIRAVGFGSGGDKWVPPLDHKAWERIKMGKGEMKEVLNELDEKIIELKDFTLRMQQTKGGAGE; encoded by the coding sequence ATGGATAAACAGGACCAGGGGCAAAAGAGACAGGATATAAGACATAGATTGAGATATATAAAATCGCTTCCGACTCTCCCGCCTATCGCCTCCATGCTGAATAAGATGGTCGAAGACGAAGAGATGACGGCCTCAAGGCTCGGTTCGGTCATAGAAAAAGATCAGGTCTTGACAAGTAAGCTCTTGAAGATGGTTAATTCGTCTTTTTTCGGCTTTCCGCAGAGGATCGGCGCGGTCTCGAACGCCATAGTGCTTTTGGGGTTTAACGTTATAAAGACCCTGATCGTGACCTCCTCCATCTTTGATGTAATGCAGTCTTCCGACGTAGGGCTTTGGGAGCATTCGCTCGGGTGTGCGACAGCCGCAGGCATTTTTGCCAAGAGGCATGGGCTGAAAAATCCCGAAGAAGTCTCGACGGCAGGGCTTATACATGACTTAGGCAAGGTGGTGATAAGGGCGGAATTTACAAAAGAATATGAAGAGATACAAAATATGGTTAAGGAGCGCGGCATCTCTATGAGGGAGGCCGAGCTTGAGTGTCTTGGAGTCGCCCACCCAGAGATAGGCGGATGGCTCATTAAGCAGTGGAATCTTCCTGATCGGCTGATCCTGCCTGTTATTTATCATCATAATCCGGAAGATGCCACTGACTTTAGAGATATTGCCGCCATAGTGCACTTTTCCGATATCCTAATCAGGGCTGTGGGTTTCGGCTCAGGCGGGGACAAATGGGTCCCGCCGCTCGACCACAAGGCCTGGGAGAGGATAAAGATGGGTAAGGGTGAGATGAAAGAGGTCTTGAATGAGCTCGATGAAAAAATAATTGAGCTTAAAGACTTCACCCTTCGGATGCAGCAGACCAAGGGGGGCGCTGGAGAATAA